The Heteronotia binoei isolate CCM8104 ecotype False Entrance Well chromosome 14, APGP_CSIRO_Hbin_v1, whole genome shotgun sequence genome has a window encoding:
- the B3GNT9 gene encoding UDP-GlcNAc:betaGal beta-1,3-N-acetylglucosaminyltransferase 9, translating into MRVQLKGDAICTLFLVVALCTMIYSQLGHTSIREEKVNSQRKPPATSRIFHISEVLQKRLNVDGTAAKPRTISEVKHAKVETQEEMTTTLATLTHSAFDFKSYLRNKDNRKFELLVNQPKKCRTTNPGGTFLLIAIKSLVEDFDRREVVRKTWGREGPINGAQVQRVFLLGVPKNQTSLPMWETLVRQESQMYRDVLLWGFQDTFFNLTLKEINFLSWAEEFCSNAKFIFKGDADVFVNVENIINFLEKRDPLEDLFVGDIIYNAHPIRVRKSKYYIPESMYGLDMYPAYAGGGGFLLSSSTMKKLSQACGEVELFPIDDVFLGMCLQRINLKPMMHEGFKTFGITKPSAAPHLQTFDPCFYKDLMVVHSLKVAEIWLMWNLLHSPRLSCTQKKQVKKAFKWKIRAKWHGKGHAA; encoded by the coding sequence ATGAGAGTTCAACTCAAAGGTGATGCAATCTGCACACTGTTCCTGGTGGTAGCTCTTTGCACCATGATCTATTCACAGCTGGGCCACACTTCCATTAGAGAAGAAAAGGTGAACAGCCAGAGAAAGCCACCGGCAACTTCCCGGATCTTCCACATTTCCGAAGTCCTTCAGAAACGGCTGAATGTAGACGGGACAGCAGCAAAGCCCAGAACTATTTCAGAAGTGAAACATGCCAAGGTGGAAACCCAAGAGGAGATGACTACCACTCTGGCAACCTTGACACATTCTGCTTTTGATTTTAAGAGTTACCTTAGAAATAAAGATAATCGGAAGTTTGAACTCCTTGTTAATCAGCCAAAGAAATGCAGGACAACCAACCCAGGTGGAACCTTCTTGCTCATTGCCATCAAATCACTGGTAGAGGACTTTGACCGCCGTGAGGTTGTACGGAAAACCTGGGGAAGAGAAGGGCCCATCAACGGAGCACAGGTGCAAAGAGTTTTCCTCCTGGGGGTCCCCAAGAACCAGACATCACTGCCCATGTGGGAGACTCTTGTCCGTCAAGAGAGCCAGATGTATCGGGATGTGCTGTTGTGGGGCTTCCAGGATACTTTCTTCAACTTAACCTTGAAAGAGATAAATTTCCTAAGTTGGGCAGAAGAGTTTTGCTCCAATGCCAAGTTCATATTCAAAGGCGATGCTGATGTTTTTGTTAACGTGGAAAATATCATCAACTTCCTCGAGAAACGAGATCCCTTGGAGGACCTTTTTGTTGGGGACATCATCTACAATGCGCACCCGATCAGAGTGCGAAAGAGCAAGTATTATATTCCAGAGTCTATGTATGGGCTAGACATGTATCCAGCCTATGCAGGGGGTGGTGGGTTCTTACTATCCAGCAGTACCATGAAGAAACTCTCCCAGGCCTGTGGGGAGGTGGAGCTGTTCCCCATTGATGATGTGTTCTTGGGCATGTGCTTGCAAAGGATCAACCTGAAACCCATGATGCATGAAGGATTCAAGACTTTTGGAATCACCAAACCTTCTGCTGCCCCTCACTTGCAGACTTTTGATCCCTGTTTTTACAAGGACCTCATGGTAGTCCACAGCCTGAAGGTCGCTGAAATCTGGCTCATGTGGAACCTGCTCCACAGCCCACGGCTCTCTTGCACCCAAAAGAAGCAAGTCAAGAAGGCTTTCAAATGGAAAATCAGAGCAAAATGGCACGGAAAAGGTCATGCTGCCTAA